Genomic window (Lycium barbarum isolate Lr01 chromosome 2, ASM1917538v2, whole genome shotgun sequence):
ATCCCTCTCTTTCCGTTGatgacttgattttttttttcaattttcgaAATCCTTTGTTCTTATTCTTAGTTAAATGTGTGGAATAGACCAAACCCTATGAAATTTGGAAAATCAAGCAAGAAAaaaccttttttattttattcttcacGTCCAGGATTACGTCCGGGATCATTAGATAGGAATCCAAAGATGAAGAGAGAAACAAAAAATATCACTACTGTGTAAACGAAGAGTTTGAGAGTAAGCATTACACAATCTCCAAGatgatttttttgaaaaaaagagaATAGATCATCCATTTTTCTACCGCATATCCTAGTTTGACACCAAGCAATGAAGCTCTTTGTCTAAAAGTTTCTCTAAAAGAATTTTCATAAATTCTTTTCTAATTTCTAATAAAATAAGAGTTTTTCATTAACCAAAATTTTTTATATACACAAGAGGAGCCTAATAAGGTCTTTCACTGGAAAGGAAAGCGTCAAAAAATAAGGAAATAAGTTAAGCCGGATTTCTCGTGACTATCCAAGAATTTCAATGTTTGAATCGAGGTTTCAAACGGTAAAGCTTAtctgattttatttattttagaaTTTTTTCTCGAATAAATCATGAATTTTCTAGGATATTATTAAGGATCTCATCGAAAACTTACAGCAGCTTGCCAAACAAAGGCTAAGAGAAAAAAGAACAGAGGTATGACTGGCATAATATCTACGATTGGATTCAAAAAAGCATAGGCCTCGGGCAATTTGCCGAAGAAAAAACTACTCGAATAAAGGGTCGAATTAAGACAGATACCGATCAAACTAAAGGTATTAAGCATAACAGACTTtttgttcttggagataattgcATTTTGattgagttattgatataagGAAAAGGAAAGTAAGTAAGGTAAACAAAAAATCCTTCTTTTTCTTTGAACCCACCCAATCAAAAATCCTCCTTTTCTCAAAGGAGAATtgaaaaaatcatattttcatacaatatCTTAATTGAATTATATGTAATGATCAATAAATTAAGTTGAATTCTATATCTACACATACCAAAAACATAGCAAAATCCTAGTACCAATCTAATCTATTCTATAGATATTTGGACTAGAGTTGACAAACAAACAAAACCAGCAATATACTTTATTAGTATCGAATAGAAATCTAAATGGGGCGTGGCCAAGTGGTAAGGCAACGGGTTTTGGTCCCGCTATTCGGAGGTTCGAATCCTTCCGTCCCAGaacatatatatattctatgAGAATATAGATTGCTTTTTTAACAATGTTCTGTTTAAAATCGAAATGTTAGCTGGAATGTGGTTAAGGAGCAAAAACTTGACTTAATCTGGACTTGTTTGGCTTTGTGCCTAGACAGCTCGCATttcgtaaaaataaaaaagactaGGACACCcccttcttttcttttgatttatGCTGCATCAGTCCCATAGAATGGGGTAGATAGGAGTTAATCAGTAATGGGAAGGCGTTCATTTCAATATCTATAAACGGTGACAATTGCTCAGTCTATTTGATCGAATTGATAGATACGAAAACCTCCCTATTCTTTGGATTTTATCAAtcagatgaaaaaaaaaagaataagaatTAAAATCTTACCTTACATTAATCTTTTTTTATCCATCTCATAAAAAAATTGGATTTGTTGTTTGGTGTATTTATCTATTTTAAATCATTGAAATCGTTGATGattcaattaaaaaaaagatAAGTCTTTTTTCCTAAGATGATCAAAATTTCTTCAAATAATGATGTCGAAAGATAAATCGTTTTAATCATTCCTTAGAAGCTGAATCTTTGCTATTTGAAGAAGTATGAAATAGGTCAATCTCTCCTATTGAGTCACGTGAAGATGCAGAATAAAAAAGAACTCATTTATTCGTCTTATTTATTagtatttatatatttattaatatttatatatatatatatatattaattaatatgttagacaaattaatattattGATGGGGTCTTACTAAGACTTCTTCAGAAAAATCTTTATCCACCTATATCTATATACATAGAAAATACTATAGATTATCGTGTTTATACATCAGCCCAACCAATGACTATTCATGATTCCATAATTGAATCAATTCCATATCGGTTCTTAGAGGAATGTTATGGTAAAACTTCGTTTGAAACGATGTGGTAGAAAGCAACGTGCGACTTGAAGGACACGATCCGTTGTGGATTTGTACATCCACCATTTTATGTAGGAATGAAGGTGCTCTTGGCTCGACATCATTGGTAATGTAAAGAGTCCATGATGGAGCTCGAGTAGAAAGTATTAATTTATTTCTCGGGGCAAAGGTCTAGGGTTAATGCCAATCAATAAAAAAATTGGAACAACTTCGTAAATATATCTTCGGTATGGAAATCTAAAGAATCCAATTCGAGCAAGTTTCCAATTCCAAAATTTCTTGGAATTGATCAAACTTTTTCGATCCAAAGTGTTTCACCCGGGAATCCATCGTCTGTAGGATTCTTTCATAGAAATCGCAAAAAGGGTATGTTGCTGCCATTTTGAAAGGATTAAAAAGCACCGAAGTAATGTCTAAACCCAatgattaaaaataaaagaaagataaAGGATCCCAGAACAAGGAAACACCTTTTTAATTGTCTTAATAACTGGATCAGACTGAAGAATCCAAATCGATTTTAAACGAGACAAACAAAAAAGGAGGAAAGACCGCTCAATAAATGAAATTGCCGAAAGATTTTTCTTTGAACTGTTTGAAAGTTATCCAACTTGAGTTATGAGAGTACGAATggtttctttttcattttcagaaagaaagaagaaaaaaaagactaACATCTTTAATTGATTTGATCATTTTATGGACCCAGTTGTCATTTCTTAGATAGAATTCCATACAGAGACAAAACCTCGAATCAATCATTTTTCTCGAGCCGTACGAGGAGAAAGCTTCCTATACGTTTCTAGGGGGGGTGTTGTTCATCTACATCTATCCCAATGAGCCGTCTATCGAATCGTTGCAATTGATGTTCGATCCCGAAGAGAAGGAAAAGATCTTCGTAAAGTGGGTTTTTATGATCCGATAAAGAATCAAACTTATTTAAATGTTCCTGCTATTTTATATTTCCTTGAAAAAGGGGCTCAACCTACAGGAGCTGTTCAGGATATTTTAAAGAAGGCGGAAGTTTTTAAGGAACTTCATCCTAATCAACCGAAATTCAATTAAGGAAATAAATTAAGGAAATACAAAAAAGGGGGTAGTGATTTGTATATAACTTTGTATGACttttctcttctatttttttgtatTTCCTCCCTTTCCTTTTCTATTTGTATTTATTTCTCATTGCTTCCATTGAATTCCGTGTTCTATAACGACAAAACCTCTTATTTTATTGATCTTCTAAATCTAAAATTCGGGCATTTCCTTCAATTGGGTGGTTTTTGGAACTCTACTAAAACGAAGAAAGAAATCAAGTTTGCTTATCTCACTTAACTTGATTGAATCCATTATGGATTCAATAAATCTAAGTAAATTGTAGTTTTGTTTTCCACTTAGTCTTTATTTATTCTCCCATCTATACTTTTTTGTATCTATTTTATTTGGATTAGATTTGTAGTGCCAATCCAACACAAGtccttttttaaatattttttattgttttcaattgaaatttcttttgcttttttttttttttcaatattcaaTATTTATATTGACAACAGTGTATCGAACAAATATAATTCATTGTGATAAATGAAGTGGATCTATttagttttattttatgttttaaattaattagaaAGTGTGAGTGTATTTTTTTAGATTTCTTCTTTCAATGGTTTTTGGTTGTCTTGTCTaatctctttatttctttttcttcGGATTGGATCTACACAATTTTTTCGATATTTTCTTCGGGTTGCTAACTCAACGGTAGAGTATTCGGCTTTTAAGTGCGGCTAGTGTCTTTTACACATATGGATGAAGTGAGGGATTCGTCCATACTCTCGGTAAAGTTTGGAAGACCACGACTGATCCTGAAAGGGAATGAATGGTAAAAATAGCATGTCGTATCAACGGAAAGTTCTGAAAAAATTTCATTGTTCCTAGATGGGTATAAAACCGTGTTAGAATTCTTGGAACGGAACAAAATAAAGTTGGGTCGAATGAATAAATGGATAGGGCTGCGGCTTCAATTAAATTATAGGGAAAGAAAAAGCAACGAGCTTTTGTTCTTAATTTGAATGATTCCCGATCTAATTAGACGTTAAAAATTTATTAGTGCCTGATGCGGGAAGGGTTTCTTGTCCCATGAGTGGATTCTCGATTTTTTTAATGAATCCTAACTATTACCATTTTCTATTATGGAGATGTGTGTGTAGAAGAAACAGTATATTGATAAAGAAAGTTTTTTCCGAAGTCAAAAGAGCGATTAGGTTGAAAAAATAAAGGATTTCTAACCATCTTATTATCCTATAACACTATAACATAGACCAATTaaatgaaacgaaaaaaaaaaaaaaaaaaaagagatgataGAGAATCCGTTGAGAAGTTTACCTGTATCCAAGGTATCTATTCTATTCTTACTATAATACTTTGTTTTAACTGTATCGCACTATGTATCATTTGATAACCCTCAAAATCTTCCATCTTTGGTTCAAATCGAATTTCAAATGGAAGAAATCCAAAGATATTTACAGCCAGATAGCTCGCAACAACACAACTTCCTATATCCACTTATCTTTCAGGAGTATATTTATGCACTTGCTCATGATCATGGTTTAAATAGAAATAGGTCGATTTTGTTGGAAAATCCAGGTTATAACAATAAATTTAGTTTCCTAATTGTGAAACGTTTAATTACTCGAATGTATCAACAGAATCATTTTCTTATTTCTACTAATGATTCTAACAAAAATCCATTTTTGGGGTGCAACAAGAGTTTGTATTCTCAAATGATATCAGAGGGATTTGCATTTATTGTGGAAATTCCGTTTTCTCTACGATTAATATCTTCTTTATCTTCTTTCGAAGGCAAAAAGATTTTAAAATCTCATAATTTACGATCAATTCATTCAACATTTCCTTTTTTAGAGGACAATTTTTCACATCTAAATTATGTATTAGATATACTAATACCCTACCCCGTTCATCTGGAAATCTTGGTTCAAACTCTTCGCTATTGGGTAAAAGATGCCTCTTCTTTACATTTATTACGATTCTTTCTCCACGAATATTGGAATTTGAATAGTCTTATTACTTCAAAGAAGCCCGGTTactctttttcaaaaaaaattcaaagattcttcttcttcttatataattcttatgtatatgaatgcgaatccACTTTCGTCTTTCTACGGAACCAATCTTCTCATTTACGATCAACATCTTTTGGAGCCCTTCTTGAACGAATCTATTTTTATGGAAAAATAGAACGTCTTGTAGAAGTATTTGCTAAGGATTTTCAGGTTACCCTATGGTTATTCAAGGATCCTTTCATACATTATGTTAGGTATCAAGGAAAATCAATTCTGGCTTCAAAAGGGACGTTTCTTTTGATGAATAAATGGAAATTTTACCTTGTCAATTTTTGGCAATGTCATTTTTCTCTGTGCTTTCACACAGGAAGGATTCATATAAACCAATTATCCAACCATTCCCGTGACTTTATGGGCTATCTTTCAAGTGTGCGACTAAATTCTTCAATGGTACGTAGTCAAATGTTAGAAAATTCATTTCTAATCAATAATGCAATTAAGAAGTTCGATACCCTTGTTCCAATTATTCCTTTGATTGGATCATTAGCTAAAGCAAACTTTTGTACCGTATTAGGGCATCCCATTAGTAAACCGGTTTGGTCCGATTTATCAGATTATGATATTATTGACCGATTTGGGCGTATATGTAGAAATCTTTTTCATTATTATAGCGGATCTTCCAAAACAAAGACTTTATATCGAATAAAGTATATACTTCGACTTTCTTGTGCTAGAACTTTAGCTCGGAAACACAAAAGTATTGTACGCACTTTTTTGAAAAGATCGGGCTCGGAATTATTGGAAGAATTCTTAACGTCGGAAGAACAAGTTCTTTCTTTGACCTTCCCGCGAGTTTCTTCTAGTTTGTGGGGAGTATATAGAAGTCGGATTTGGTATTTGGATATTTTTTGTATCAATGATCTGGCGAATTATCAATGATTCATTCTAAGATTTTCTAAATGATGAAGAGATCAAAAATTTTCACTATTCTGAAATGTTGATTGTAATAGTAATAAGGGGTAAATCAACTGAGTATTCAACTTTTTAAAGTCTTTCTAATTTCTATCAGAAATGAACTGATGTATACATAGGGAAAGCCGTGTGCAATGAAAAGTGCAAGCACGGCTTGGGGAGGGATGTTTACTTGTTTATTTAATTTAAGATtaacatttattttatttaacaaggAACTTATCTACTCCATCCGACTAGTTCCGGGTTCGAATCCCGGGCAACCCACTATCATATCGAAATTCTAATTCTCTGTAGAGAAGTCCGTATTTTCCAATCAACTTCAATAAAAATTTGAATAGATCCACATACACCTTGGTTGACATGAGTATATAAGTCATGTTATACTGTTGAATAACAAGCCTTccattttctatttttatttgtaGAAAACTCGTGTGCTTGGGAGTCCCTGATGATTAAATAAACCAAGATTTTACCATGACTGCAATTTTAGAGAGACGCGAAAGCGAAAGCCTATGGGGTCGCTTCTGTAACTGGATAACTAGCACTGAAAACCGTCTTTACATTGGATGGTTTGGTGTTTTGATGATCCCTACCTTATTGACGGCAACTTCTGTATTTATTATTGCCTTCATTGCTGCTCCTCCAGTAGACATTGATGGTATTCGTGAACCTGTTTCTGGGTCTCTACTTTACGGAAACAATATTATTTCCGGTGCCATTATTCCTACTTCTGCAGCTATAGGTTTACATTTTTACCCAATCTGGGAAGCGGCATCCGTTGATGAATGGTTATACAACGGTGGTCCTTATGAACTAATTGTTCTACACTTCTTACTTGGCGTAGCTTGTTACATGGGTCGTGAGTGGGAGCTTAGTTTCCGTCTGGGTATGCGACCTTGGATTGCTGTTGCATATTCAGCTCCTGTTGCAGCTGCTACCGCGGTTTTCTTGATCTACCCAATCGGTCAAGGAAGTTTTTCTGATGGTATGCCTCTAGGAATTTCTGGTACTTTCAATTTTATGATTGTATTCCAGGCTGAGCACAACATCCTTATGCACCCATTTCACATGTTAGGCGTAGCTGGTGTATTCGGCGGCTCCCTATTCAGTGCTATGCATGGTTCCTTAGTAACCTCTAGTTTGATCAGGGAAACCACAGAAAATGAATCTGCTAATGAAGGTTACAGATTCGGTCAAGAGGAAGAAACTTATAATATCGTAGCCGCTCATGGTTATTTTGGCCGATTGATCTTCCAATATGCTAGTTTCAACAACTCTCGTTCGTTACACTTCTTCCTAGCTGCTTGGCCTGTAGTAGGTATCTGGTTTACCGCTTTAGGTATCAGCACTATGGCTTTCAACCTAAATGGTTTCAATTTCAACCAATCTGTAGTTGACAGTCAAGGTCGTGTAATTAACACTTGGGCTGATATCATTAACCGTGCTAACCTTGGTATGGAAGTTATGCATGAACGTAATGCTCATAACTTCCCTCTAGACCTAGCTGCTATCGAAGCTCCATCTACAAATGGATAAGATCCCAGTCTAGTCTATAGGAGGTTTTGAAAAGAAAGGAGCAATAATCATTTTCTTGTTCTATCAAGAAGGTGCTATtgctcctttctttttttctttttatattattaatttaCCAGTATTTTACTTATATAGACTTTTTGGTTTACATTATAGAAAAAGAAGGAGAGGGTATTTGCCTGCATTTATTCATGATTGagtattctatttttattttgtatttatTTTAAACTGTATAAATATAACTTGTTCCTCTTGTTGCTAATGTTACTAtatcttttttatttcatttctaaaaAAATCTAATTTTGACTTCATATTCTTATCTTTGAAATAAGAAAGAAGAGATATTTTCGAACTTTAATCTTTTGTTTTCAAATTTAAATAATGGAATGTAAGTACGCGAGGGGGCGGATGTAGCCAAGTGGATCAAGGCAGTGGATTGTGAATCCACCATGCGCGGGTTCAATTCCCGTCGTTCGCCCATAattcataaataataaatattacATAAATGATTGGCTACAAAGGGATTTTTTTTTAGTGAACGTGTCACAAGCTtactcctatttttttttttttttgtaaagtttTTGTAAAAACGAAGAATTAAATTCGATTTTCTCTCCTATTTACTACGGCGACGAAGAATCAAATTATCACTATATTTATTcctttttctacttcttcttccaAGTGCAGGATAACCCCAAGGGGTTGTGGGTTTTTTTCTACCAATTGGGGCTCTCCCTTCACCACCCCCATGGGGATGGTCTACAGGGTTCATAACTACTCCTCTTACTACAGGACGCTTGCCTAGCCAACGCTTAGATCCGGCTCTACCCAAACTTTTCTGGTTTACCCCAACATTCCCCACTTGTCCGACTGTTGCTGAGCAGTTTTTGGATATCAAACGGACCTCCCCAGAAGGTAATTTTAATGTGGCCGATTTCCCCTCTTTTGCAATCAGTTTCGCTACAACNNNNNNNNNNNNNNNNNNNNNNNNNNNNNNNNNNNNNNNNNNNNNNNNNNNNNNNNNNNNNNNNNNNNNNNNNNNNNNNNNNNNNNNNNNNNNNNNNNNNNNNNNNNNNNNNNNNNNNNNNNNNNNNNNNNNNNNNNNNNNNNNNNNNNNNNNNNNNNNNNNNGATTTGGTAAAATTGATAATACCACACAATAAAAATCATAGATGGTGGTTCCTTTTTTGTTGGTAAAGGAAATGGAAATCGTGGTTTTGATATATCATGCACAGATatcattttcttttcaatttAATATTTTTCCTTTTAAGATGATAATCACTATAGAAAAACATAAcaatatttttgaaaaagaaatgcTACGAAATCTTAGGGATGACGGTTTTTATCTAGCCTTCTTGGTGTAACAGGATAATTGAAAAGAATTTCAATTCAATCCAGATTCGATTTCTTTTTAATCTCAATTCAAAGTTTTACATATTTCAATTCAAATTCAAACTTTCTTATCTCAATTAAAATATTACTATCGTCTTTCAatctaaattaaaatttaaatcatATATTTTCTCaacttaaatttttttattaCAATGTTtattaactttgtcttaaaattgcctaGTGCCTTAATCATATTGCTAGcacctcacacacacacacatatatatatatatatatatatatatatatatatatatatagagagagagagagagagagagagagagatatgaTGATTTGAgataaagaaaatgaaaaaaaaaagtgataagcATCCGTATTTTGAAATTGAATAGGTCCTTGCTTTTAAGAAAGCGGAGCGGGGCCAATTTCTCGTACTTGCTCAGTGTGCCCTGACTACGACCAAAGTCGTGGCTACTTCAACCAAAAAAAGGGCGACCCCCTATTCAAACCAAAAGAAGTACCTCACCTCACTTACGAAGAAGTTGTTGGAGCTGGGCTCCGAACTATGAGAGTTTGCTTTTTATCTTTCTCAGAGCGGTCTGATCCCCTATTTGATCAGACCGCTCCTGGTGTTTTAACTAGTCATTAATGGTCGGCTTAATTAGTACCCTTTCGGTATGTGTTGCGNNNNNNNNNNNNNNNNNNNNNNNNNNNNNNNNNNNNNNNNNNNNNNNNNNNNNNNNNNNNNNNNNNNNNNNNNNNNNNNNNNNNNNNNNNNNNNNNNNNNNNNNNNNNNNNNNNNNNNNNNNNNNNNNNNNNNNNNNNNNNNNNNNNNNNNNNNNNNNNNNNNNNNNNNNNNNNNNNNNNNNNNNNNNNNNNNNNNNNNNNNNNNNNNNNNNNNNNNNNNNNNNNNNNNNNNNNNNNNNNNNNNNNNNNNNNNNNCAAACTACGGGGCTTTTAGTTTCGTTTCATCTAGTCTGTAGGCGACTATTTAACATGGCCCATTCTAATACATTTAAACATAACCAACAGAAAAGAAATATGCAGTGCCGAAATCCTTGATGCGGAGGAGCTATTATCGTCCAGCTCCCTAACCTAAAGCGGCACCAGGTTTGGACTGCAGGGAACCTTAGCATGGGGGGACGTCTAATCCTTTTGCCGCCGCAAGGCTGGCTAATCGTACGCAGCAGGCTCGAATACCCCTGGTTCTGGAAGGCACATGAGTCCGAACGCTATGTTAAATGTGCGACCGAGACTACACTACGTAGGTACCTGTGCAGGTGAGGCGTCGGTCGCCGACCTAGGCAGCTTCCTAGGACTCTCTAGAGTCCTCTAAGATGCCACCACTCCTTTGTGCTTCCATGGCCGNNNNNNNNNNNNNNNNNNNNNNNNNNNNNNNNNNNNNNNNNNNNNNNNNNNNNNNNNNNNNNNNNNNNNNNNNNNNNNNNNNNNNNNNNNNNNNNNNNNNNNNNNNNNNNNNNNNNNNNNNNNNNNNNNNNNNNNNNNNNNNNNNNNNNNNNNNNNNNNNNNNNNNNNNNNNNNNNNNNNNNNNNNNNNNNNNNaaaatgccattaacttcatttttgcctaccgaaatttcggcagcatttcccctataaatctaacacccccgagacttagctcggctcaaaatacatcaacaacaacagcccacacatcaacaacaacacaaatcataatcaaaccactctagcttcaaagttctaccttattacctaagttggcaacttttcattcaaacttccaaaacttcaaatctatatccatattattgtattcattcactcattcaagattattcaatcacattccaaatacattccaa
Coding sequences:
- the LOC132626549 gene encoding photosystem II protein D1, whose product is MTAILERRESESLWGRFCNWITSTENRLYIGWFGVLMIPTLLTATSVFIIAFIAAPPVDIDGIREPVSGSLLYGNNIISGAIIPTSAAIGLHFYPIWEAASVDEWLYNGGPYELIVLHFLLGVACYMGREWELSFRLGMRPWIAVAYSAPVAAATAVFLIYPIGQGSFSDGMPLGISGTFNFMIVFQAEHNILMHPFHMLGVAGVFGGSLFSAMHGSLVTSSLIRETTENESANEGYRFGQEEETYNIVAAHGYFGRLIFQYASFNNSRSLHFFLAAWPVVGIWFTALGISTMAFNLNGFNFNQSVVDSQGRVINTWADIINRANLGMEVMHERNAHNFPLDLAAIEAPSTNG